The Vicia villosa cultivar HV-30 ecotype Madison, WI unplaced genomic scaffold, Vvil1.0 ctg.001995F_1_1, whole genome shotgun sequence genome window below encodes:
- the LOC131637435 gene encoding glutaredoxin-C3-like, protein MHYQTESWGTYHMNPTTMMGDPLERIERLASENAVVIFSISTCCMCHAIKRLFCGMGVNPAVHELDEDPRGKELERALMRLLGTSNVVPVVFIGGKLIGTMDRVMGCHINGSLVPLLKQAGALWL, encoded by the coding sequence ATGCATTACCAAACAGAATCATGGGGAACCTATCACATGAACCCAACAACAATGATGGGCGACCCCTTAGAACGAATAGAGAGATTAGCATCAGAAAACGCTGTTGTGATATTCAGCATAAGCACATGCTGCATGTGTCATGCAATCAAGAGACTATTCTGTGGAATGGGAGTGAATCCAGCCGTTCATGAACTCGATGAAGATCCAAGAGGCAAAGAACTTGAAAGGGCACTCATGAGACTACTTGGTACTTCCAACGTTGTCCCTGTTGTCTTCATCGGTGGTAAACTCATTGGTACTATGGATAGAGTCATGGGTTGTCATATTAATGGCTCTCTTGTTCCTCTTCTCAAACAAGCTGGTGCTCTTTGGCTTTGA
- the LOC131637437 gene encoding uncharacterized protein LOC131637437 — protein MLRVMQIYQNTPPPPFIYPNSNQKQAKAKICANTLPRLHQGSNHIAIQHSKAHKSLNLNMSDNQPARIRQGRETQTASAREGMGGAKGRKGSSTSCSRGVKEVKEVKEKKKVLTGSASRPLGVHGSDVQAQSSGVRVMINA, from the exons atgctgcgcgttatgcagatttatcaaaacactccccctcccccattcatttaccctaactcaaatcaaaaacaagcaaaggcgaaaatttgtgcaaacacacttccaaggctgcatcaaggctccaatcacattgctatacaacattcaaaagcccacaaatcactcaattt gaacatgtcagacaaccaaccagcacgcatcagacagggtagggagacccagactgcgtcggctagagagg gaatgggtggcgctaagggaagaaagggttcttcaacctcgtgctctcgcggagtgaaggaggtgaaggaggtgaaggagaagaagaaggttttgactggttctgcttctcgtcccctgggggtccatggctcggacgtgcaggctcagtcttcaggcgtgagagtcatgatcaac GCGTGA